The Parus major isolate Abel chromosome Z, Parus_major1.1, whole genome shotgun sequence genome has a window encoding:
- the ECPAS gene encoding proteasome adapter and scaffold protein ECM29 isoform X6, with protein MAAAAQDELNQLERVFLRLGHAETDEQLQNIISKFLPPVLLKLSSTQEGVRKKVMELLVHLNKRIKSRPKIQLPVETLLVQYQDPSAVSFVTNFTIIYVKMGYPRLPVEKQCELAPTLLTAMEGKPQPQQDSLMHLLIPTLFHMKYPAEPLKAAASPFNLAEKPKTVQLLLDFMLDVLLMPYGFVLNESQSRQNVPSAQGSSSSSMGGPGIPQPPPGMSFYAAKRVIGDSPWTPELLEQCKLGIVKFIEAEQVPELEAVIHLVVASSDTRHSVATAADLELKSKQSLIDWNNPAIINKMYKVYLGDIPLKTKEGSVLKPEMKRESVSTRVKLKIVPHLLRSRQAAEMFPANIQVVYDGLFGANTNAKLRSLSLQFVHHICIICPESKIKPLGPMLLNGLTKLINEYKEDSKLLSMAYSAVGKLSSRMPQLFTKDIALVQQFFEALCKEDADTRLAIQEALSMMVGAYSNLEGAQRTLMEALVASYLIKPEVQVRQVAVKFASTVFPPDHIPSRYLLLLAAGDPREEVHGEAQRVLRTFSGKNEKESSGKQMPSFPEMVHYIQDKATHRMKTPAKYMTGTSALPFNPATFGEIVLYLRMCLAHSAGVVPTSQSLADMQDHAPAIGRYIRNLMSGNHISFSSSSSSSKNAETNPVHIYIGLLQQLLAGVGGLPVMYCLLEVVSVYPEKLATRFVDKMDWIKNLMNTNKEEMRELAALFYSVVLSTMSGDELKASLEQLIKMTKDNHSPEVQHGSLLALGFTVGRYLAKGKIRTMELHDIEQQNTSVMPEQEQLIKATTETIGSFLDSTSPFLVVGACMALGEIGRNGPLPIPDEGTGFTKLQLVENLLARIPSSKETNKMKERAIQTLGYFPVGDEDFPHQKLLLQGLMDSVEVKQIELQFTVGEAITSAAVGTSSVAARDAWTVTEEEYIPPSGLKVNDVVPWVLDLILNKHIISPNPHVRQAACIWLLSLVKKLSTHKAIKSHLKDIQSAFVSILSDSDELSQDVASKGLGLIYELGSEQDQQELVTTLVDTLMTGKRAKHEMTGETVVFQGGLSKTPDGQGLSTYKELCSLASDLNQPDLVYKFMNLANHHAMWNSRKGAAFGFNVIAAKAGEQLAPFLPQLLPRLYRYQFDPNLGIRQAMTSIWNALVTDKSMVDKYMKEILEDLISNLTSSLWRIRESSCLALNDLLRGRPLDDIIDKLPEIWEVLFRVQDDIKETVRKAAELALKTLSKVCVKMCDPSKGTAGQKTIAVLLPCLLDKGIVSTVAEVRSLSINTLVKISKSAGSMLKPHAPKLIPALLESLSVLEPQVLNYLSLTATDQEKTAMDSARLSAVKSSPMMETINMSLQYLDVSVLGELVPRLCELIKSGVGLGTKGGCASVIVSLTTQCPQDLTPYSGKLMSALLSGLTDRNSVVQKSFAFAMGHLVRTSRDSSTEKLLHKLSSWYMEKEEPVYRAGCALTVHAMGRYSPDVLKNHAKQVLPLAFLGMHEVPEEEKGEKENSTLWTEVWQENVPATPIV; from the exons gTCATGGAGCTGCTGGTTCATCTGAATAAGCGCATCAAAAGTCGACCAAAAATTCAGCTTCCGGTAGAGACATTGCTAGTTCAATATCAAGACCCTTCTGCAGTGTCATTTGTCACT AATTTTACCATAATTTATGTTAAGATGGGATACCCCCGTCTGCCTGTGGAAAAACAATGTGAATTGGCTCCAACCCTTCTCACTGCAATGGAAGGGAAGCCTCAACCACAACAAGACAG CCTAATGCATCTTCTAATACCAACCCTTTTTCACATGAAATACCCTGCTGAaccactgaaagcagcagcttctccgTTTAATCTTGCTGAAAAACCAAAGACTGTACAGCTGCTTTTGGACTTTATGTTGGATGTTCTTCTTATGCCTTATGG GTTTGTATTGAATGAATCTCAAAGTCGACAAAACGTGCCCTCGGCCCAGGGGTCTTCATCAAGTAGCATGGGAGGGCCTGGAATccctcagccacctccagggatgagctTTTATGCAGCCAAAAGGGTAATTGGAGATAGTCCATGGACACCAGAGCTGCTAGAACAG TGTAAGCTGGGGATAGTGAAGTTCATTGAAGCTGAGCAAGTGCCCGAACTTGAAGCTGTTATACACCTGGTTGTAGCCTCCAGTGATACAAGACACAGTGTTGCCACTGCAGCAGATCTTGAACTAAAGAGCAAGCAAAG tttaatTGACTGGAACAATCCTGCTATCATCAACAAAATGTATAAAGTGTATCTTGGGGATATACCACTGAAAACCAAGGAG GGATCTGTTCTGAAACCAGAAATGAAACGAGAGTCAGTCAGCACCCGTGTTAAATTAAAGATAGTTCCTCATCTTCTACGATCCCGGCAAGCTGCAGAAATGTTCCCAGCTAACATTCAG GTGGTATATGATGGACTCTTCGGTGcaaacacaaatgcaaaactGAGAAGTCTGTCACTGCAGTTTGTGCATCATATTTGTATCAT TTGTCCAGAGAGTAAAATAAAGCCCTTAGGTCCAATGCTTTTAAATGGACTTACAAAGCTGATCAATGAATACAAAGAG GATTCAAAACTGCTATCAATGGCATATTCAGCAGTTGGAAAGCTCTCCAG CCGAATGCCTCAGCTCTTTACCAAGGATATAGCACTGGTACAGCAGTTTTTTGAAGCCTTATGCAAG GAAGATGCTGATACTAGGCTTGCCATTCAAGAGGCATTGTCTATGATGGTTGGTGCATATAGTAACTTGGAAGGAGCCCAGCGTACCCTGATGGAAGCTCTTGTAGCTTCTTATTTAATAAAG CCTGAAGTTCAAGTACGTCAAGTGGCTGTAAAATTTGCTAGCACAGTGTTCCCTCCAGATCATATCCCTTCAAGATACTTACTCCTGTTAGCTGCAGGAGACCC GCGGGAGGAGGTACATGGAGAAGCCCAGCGGGTACTGAgaacattttctggaaaaaatgaaaaggagagtTCTGGAAAGCAGATGCCTTCCTTCCCTGAAATGGTCCATTACATTCAAGACAAG GCCACTCACCGAATGAAAACTCCGGCTAAATATATGACTGGAACTTCAGCGTTGCCTTTTAATCCTGCCACATTTGGAGAG ATAGTTCTCTATCTGCGGATGTGTCTTGCTCACAGTGCTGGTGTGGTGCCAACCTCACAGAGTTTGGCAGATATGCAAGATCATGCTCCAGCCATTGGACGTTACATAAGAAACCTCATGTCTGGCAACCACAtatctttctcttcctcctcctcctcttcaaaaaatgcagaaaccaaccctgtacatatatatattgGCCTTCTTCAGCAACTCTTAGCTGGTGTTGGAG GTTTGCCAGTCATGTATTGTCTTCTAGAAGTTGTTTCAGTGTATCCAGAAAAACTAGCCACCAGATTTGTAGACAAAATGGATTGGATTAAG AACCTGATGAACACTAACAAAGAGGAGATGCGTGAGCTTGCAGCCCTGTTTTATTCTGTAGTGCTGTCTACCATGTCTGGAGATGAGCTTAAGGCATCCTTGGAGCAGCTGATCAAGATGACAAAAGACAACCAT AGCCCGGAGGTCCAACATGGATCCTTGTTGGCTTTGGGATTTACAGTAGGAAGGTACTTGGCCAAAGGGAAAATCAGAACAATGGAGCTACATGACATAGAACAACAAAACACTTCAGTCATGCCGGAACAAGAACAACTTATAAAGGCGACAACAGAGACAATAG GTTCTTTTCTGGATAGTACCTCTCCGTTCCTTGTGGTGGGTGCTTGTATGGCTCTTGGGGAGATTGGCAGGAATGGGCCCTTGCCAATCCCCGACGAAGGAACAGGATTTACGAAGTTGCAGCTTGTTGAGAATTTACTGGCTCGAATCCCTTCCAGCAAGGAAACAAATAAG ATGAAGGAACGAGCAATACAAACATTAGGTTACTTCCCAGTGGGAGATGAAGATTTTCCCCACCAGAAACTACTGCTGCAGGGTTTAATGGATTCTGTGGAG GTCAAACAGATAGAGCTGCAGTTCACTGTTGGTGAAGCTATTACAAGTGCTGCTGTTGGAACCAGCTCAGTGGCTGCACGGGATGCATGGACAGTTACGGAGGAGGAATATATCCCTCCTTCAG gTTTAAAAGTGAATGATGTGGTGCCCTGGGTCCTAGACCTTATTTTGAACAAGCACATCATCAGTCCCAACCCACATGTAAGGCAGGCAGCTTGCATCTGGCTTCTGTCACTGGTGAAGAAGCTGAGCACCCACAAAGCAATTAAG TCTCATCTCAAGGATATTCAAAGTGCATTTGTTTCAATTCTGTCAGATAGTGATG AGCTTAGTCAAGATGTTGCTTCTAAAGGTCTTGGGCTGATATATGAATTAGGAAGTGAACAGGATCAGCAAGAGCTAGTCACTACGCTCGTTGATACCCTTATGACTGGGAAAAG AGCCAAACATGAGATGACTGGAGAAACTGTGGTATTTCAGGGAGGTCTGAGTAAAACCCCAGATGG tCAAGGTCTTTCTACCTACAAGGAGCTTTGTTCACTGGCTAGTGACCTCAATCAGCCAGATCTGGTGTACAAATTCATGAATCTGGCCAACCATCATGCCATGTGGAATTCTCGGAAG GGAGCAGCTTTTGGTTTCAATGTCATAGCTGCCaaagctggagagcagctggctcCATTTCTGCCCCAGCTTCTTCCCCGGCTCTACCGTTACCAGTTTGACCCCAACCTGGGCATTCGTCAGGCAATGACCAGCATTTGGAATGCACTGGTCACTGACAAGTCCATG GTTGATAAGTACATGAAGGAAATTCTTGAGGATTTGATTAGTAACCTAACCAGCAGTCTTTGGAGGATCAGAGAATCCAG TTGTCTAGCACTAAATGACTTACTAAGAGGAAGACCTTTGGATGACATCATAGACAAGCTTCCAGAGATCTGGGAAGTCCTGTTCCGAGTGCAAGATGACATTAAG GAGACTGTACGAAAGGCGGCAGAACTAGCCCTAAAAACTTTAAGCAAG GTCTGTGTGAAAATGTGTGACCCCTCTAAAGGAACAGCAGGTCAGAAGACAATAGCTGTGTTGCTCCCTTGCCTTCTAGACAAAGGAATAGTAAGCACAGTTGCTGAAGTCCGATCTCTCAG CATTAACACTCTTGTGAAGATCAGTAAAAGTGCTGGGTCTATGCTGAAACCTCATGCGCCAAAACttatcccagccctgctggaatcCTTGAGTGTGCTGGAGCCTCAAGTCCTCAATTATTTGAGTCTTACTGCAACAGATCAAGAGAAA ACTGCAATGGATAGTGCCAGACTTAGTGCTGTCAAGTCATCTCCCATGATGGAAACCATTAACATG AGCTTGCAGTATTTGGATGTGTCTGTCCTTGGTGAGTTGGTCCCTCGGCTGTGTGAACTGATCAAAAGTGGAGTTGGCCTTGGAACAAAG GGGGGCTGTGCCAGTGTAATTGTGTCATTAACCACTCAATGCCCTCAAGACTTAACACCTTATTCAG GCAAACTTATGAGTGCTTTACTTAGTGGCCTGACTGATCGCAACAGTGTGGTACAGAAGTCTTTTGCCTTTGCTATGGGGCATCTAGTCAGG ACTTCCCGGGACAGTAGcactgagaagctgctgcacaAACTGAGCAGCTGGTATATGGAGAAGGAAG AGCCAGTTTacagagcaggctgtgctttAACTGTACATGCTATGGGACGCTACAGCCCAGATGTGCTGAAGAACCATGCCAAGCAGGTGCTGCCATTGGCTTTTCTTGGAATGCATGAAGTTCCCGaagaagagaagggagagaaagagaattcTACTCTGTGGACTGAAGTTTGGCAGGAAAATGTACCAG CAACACCCATTGTCTAG